Within Raineyella sp. W15-4, the genomic segment GCAGCTCGTCCGGGTCGACGGTGACGTCCCGGAACACTGTCGTGCCCGACGCGGTGAGTTGCTGGCCGAAACCGTCCCAGTCATCGGTCATGGTGATCCCGGGGGCGTCGGCCCGGACCCGGACCCAGACGCTGGTGCCCTCCGGGCCCTCGGCATGGACGTTGATCCAGTCGGCGTAGAGGCTCCCGGTGCTGTAGAACTTCGTGCCGTCGAGCCGCCATCTCTCGCCGTCACGTGTGACCCTGGTGGTGACCTGGCCGGCGGCATTGTCGGTCTCCGTGACGGCGTTGCCGACGATCGCACCCGCCGCGATGCGGGTGAGCCAGCGATCGCGGAGCGGATCGCCGGCCGGGCGGAGCAGCACCTGCTCGACCCACAGCAGGTGGGCACGGAGTGCCTGGACGAGGTTCGGGTCGGCGGCGCCGAGGGCGACGACGAACGGATAGAACTCGGCGAGGCTCAGGCCGTCGCCGCCGTACTCGACCGGCACCCGCAGCCGGGTGTAACCGGCATCCCGCAGTGCCGTCACGGCATCGTGGTCGATGACGTGGTCCGTCTCGCGGTGGACGGCGCCGGCGGCGATCTCCTCGAACACCGGGGAGAGGCGTTCGCCCGCGGCCCGGACCTCCGGGCGTGGCTCGGGACCGAGGGGCCGGGAGAGGACGTCGCGGTCGGTCCGGGCCAGCCGGTGCTGAGGTGCGGCGCCGGAGGGGATGTCGGTGGGCATGGGGTCTCCTGGGATCATCGGGTGGCGGAGCCGCGATGGGTGTTTCGTCACCGCCGCGCGGTTCCTGATGGACACGGTTTCTGATGGACAGCGTGGCGGTCAGGCGGAGGCGGCAGTGAGCTGTGAGCTGATCGATTCCAGCCGGTCGGAGGCGGTGGAGAGGTCGCCGCCCACTCGGAACCGGCTGCCGCGGTGGTCGTCAGGCAGGCGATCGCCGGCGCCGAACAGCTTGTGGCGGAGCGTCCCGGAGGTGTACTCGGTCTTGTAGCGTCCGAGCTTCTGCAGCTCGGGGACGACGTACGTCACGATGTCCTCGAACGTGCCGGGGGTGATCACGTAGGCGAGGTTGAACCCGTCCACGTCGGTCAGGTCCTGCAGCTCGGCGAGCCTGCGGGCCACCGTCGCACCGGAGCCGACGAGGATCGGCCCGAATCCTCCGATACCGATGTACTCGCTGAAGTCACGGACGGTCCACGGTCGGCCGTCCCCCCGGCGGGCGCCGAGGATCGTCTCCACCGTGGACTGGATCGCGTTGGACTCCACATTGCCGACGGGCTCGTCGAGAGCGAACCGGGACAGGTCCACACCGGTCCATCCGGACAGCAGCACGAGTGCGCCCTCAGGATCGGCGTACCGGCGGTACTCCTCGAACTTCGCCTCGGCCTCCTCGTCCGTCGCACCGGTGATGACGGTCTGCATGGCGAAGACCTTGATCGCCTCACGGTCCCGGCCGGCGGCTTCGGCGGCGGCGCGCAGCTTGCGGACACTGTCGGCCGTGAGCTCCGCCGTCGGTGTGCTGATGAACACGGCCTCTGCGTTCTCGCCGGCGAAGCGGACACCGCGCCTGGACGTCCCGGCCTGGTAGATGACCGGGGTCCGCTGCGGGCTGGGCGCGGTGAGCGCGATGCCGGGGACGTCGAAGTACCGCCCGTGGTGGTTGATCGCGTGCACCTTCGCCGGGTCGACGAATCCGGCCTCGGGATCGTCCAGCACTGCGTCGTCGTCCCACGAACCTTCGAGCAGCTTGTAGATCACCTCCAGATACTCGTCGGCGTGGTCGTAGCGCTCGTCATGGGACATCTGGTCGTGGTGCCCCATGTTCTGGGCGGCCGACGGGAGATAGCCGGTGACGACGTTCCAGCCCACCCGCCCGTTCGTCAGGTGGTCCAGTGTTGCCAAGCGGCGGGCGAACGGATACGGGTGTTCGTACGCCGTGCCGGCCGTCACCCCGAAGCCGAGATGATCGGTGACCGCGGCCATCGCGGAGACCAGCAGGATGGGGTCGTTCACCGGCACCTGGGCGCCGGTCCGGAGCGGCGCCTCGTTGGTGGCGCCGTACACGTCGTACGTTCCGAGGACATCGGCGATGAACAACCCGTCGAAGAGCCCCCGCTCGAGGGTCCGGGCGAGGCCGGTCCAGTAGGAGAGGGTGGCGTAGTCGCGGGCGTGGTCGTCGGGGTGGCGCCACAGGCCGGGGGACTGGTGGGCGACGCAGTTCATGTCGAACGCGTTGAAGAGGATCTCGCGGCCGGAGGGGCGGTTCTCGGTCATGATCGAGCTTTCGGTTCGTCGGGTCAGAGAGTGCCGGTGCGCGGCGGCCGCTGCCCGGTGAGACGGAAACGGCCGAGGTGCTGGTACTTCCAGCGCACCGGGTCGTGCAGCGTGTGGGTGCGGGCATTGCGCCAGTGACGATCGAAATTGCCGGCCCGCGCCACCGCTCGGGTGCCGGAGACCTCGAAACCGCCCTCGGTGACGGCCAGAGCGGCCTCCGCGGCGAGGATCTTCAGCGCCGCGACCGCGAGAGTGGCCTCGGTCGCGTTGTCCTCATCGGGCTGCCGGTGGACGGCGTCGACGGCTTCCCCCGCGACCCGCAGCTGGGCCCGGGCAGCCCGGACGCGGACGTCGAGCTCACCGATCCGTTGGATCGTCAACGGGTCATCGACCGCCTTGGTCACGCCGGCCTCGTGATGGGGCCGCGAGGTCGTCCGGACGAAGGCGGCGGCCTCGGCCAGGGCGCCCTCGGCGATGCCGGTGTCGATCGCGCCGTGCAGCAGCTGGGCGTACGCGCCGTAGCCGTACGGTCCGCTGACGGCGTCGCCACGCCGTACCACCCGCGCGGCGGGGACCCGGACGTCGTCGAGATGCACCTGTCCGCTCGCGGTGGTGCGCTGGCCCATGCCGTCCCAGTCGTCGAGGACGGTCACCCCGTCGGCGTCGCGGCGGACGAAGGCCACCGCGTTCTCACCGCTGCCGTCGAGCTCGGCCAGCACCGGGATCCAGGTGGCGAAGAGCGCGCCGGTCGCGTACCCCTTGCGCCCGTTCAGCCGGTAGCCGCGGTCGCCGTCGGGGGTCAGCACGGTGCTGATCGACAGGGCGGTCGGCCCCTTCAGTTCCGACTGCGCGTTGCCCAGGCGGGCGCCGTGCAGCACCTCGTCGTACAGCTCCTCACGCAGCGGCTCAGCTGCGGCGAGGCGGAGGAGATTGAGATACACGAAGTGCGAGTGGGGGATCTGGGCGATGTTCGGATCCGCGGTGGCGAGGATCCGGATCACCTGGGCGATCGTCGAGGGCGTGGCGCCGGCGCCACCGGATTCCCGCGGGATGCTGAGCGCCAGCAGACCGCTCGCGCTGAGGACCTCGACCTCCGCGGCGGGCAGGATGCGCCGGGCGTCGCGTTCGGCGGCTCCGCGGGCGAATGTGGAGGCCAACCGCTCGGCGGCGGCGAAGGCCTCCTCCGGGTCGAGCACGGGAACGCGCTGGGCGGCGGCGGTCTCCCGGTCTGCGGGCGGGTGACGGAGAATGTCGGTCATCGCCGCCTGCCCCTCAGATCGCCGCGGCGAAGGGCACGTGACTGACGGCCGGCTCGTCCCGGCGCGCCGGATGAGCCCACACGCCGCGCTCCTCCAGGATGGGGAGGACGCCCTCCCCGAACCAGTACGCCTCTTCCAGGTGCGGGTACCCACTCAGCACGAACTTCGTCAGCCCCAGCGCCGCGTACTCCTGGATCCGGTCGGCGACCTCGGTGTGGGATCCGACCAGGGCGGTCCCGGCGCCGCCGCGGACCAGGCCGACGCCGGCCCAGAGATTCGGCGACACGACGAGATCGTCCTTGGTGCCGCGGTTGAGCTCCAGCATCCGGCGTTGGCCCTCCGATTCCGAGCGCCGCAGACCGGCCTGCACGCGTTCGATCTGTTCCGGCGCGATGCCGTCCAGCAGCCGGCCGGCGGCGGCCCACGCCTCCTCGGCGGTGTCGCGGGTGATGACGTGCAGGCGGATGCCGTAGTCGACCCGGCGGTGTCGCTCGTCGACGAGCCCCTGGATCCAGGCGATCTTCTGCCGCACCGCGGCCGGCGGCTCGCCCCAGGTCAGATAGACGTCGCAATTGTCGGCGAAGACCGGCCCGGCCGCGCCGGAGGAGCCACCGAAGTAGAGCGGCGGGCGCGGCGGCCTCCGGTGCAGCGTGGCGCCGTCGAGATCGAAATAGTGGCCGTGGTGGTCCACCGGCGCGGTCGACTCCCACAGCCGTCGGAAGACCTGCAGGAACTCATCGCACCGGGCGTACCGGCCGGCCTTGTCCTCGTAGTCGCCATAGGCGCGCTGCTCGTGCGATTCGCCACCGGTGACGACGTTGAGCAGCAGCCGTCCGTCGGTCTGCCACTGCAGAGTGGCTGCCATCTGGGCGGCGAGGGTGGGGGAGATGGCACCGGGCCGCAGCGCGACCAGGAACTTGACCCGTTCGGTGCGGCCGGCGAGCAGGGCCGCCGTGATCCAGGCATCCTCGCACCAGGCGCCGGTCGGGATGAGCATGCCCTCGAACCCCAGTTCGTCCGCGGCGGTGGCGATCTGGGTGAGGTATTTGACCGAAGCCGGCCGGTCCTTGATCGCGGTGTAGGCCGGTAGACCGTGGCCACCGCCGATGATCTGGCGGGAATCGCCGTAGGTGGGCAGGAACCAGTGGAAGTCCAACAAGACGGAGTCAGTCCTTTCGTGCTGTTCAGGAGCGGTGGCGGGTGCGTCCACCGGGGTGTTCGGTGCTCGGATCAGACAGTGGTCGGATCAGACAGTCGTCGGATCCGACAGCTCGCTGGAGGGGACAGCTCGTCGGATCAGACAGTGGTCCGGGCGTACGGCAGGGCGTCGACGAACGCGTCCAGGGTGGCGTCGAGGCGGTGCACCGCGGACTCGTGCAGCCGTACGCTGCCGTCCGGGCCGACGGTGAGCTGGGTGTCGGTGACCAGGTGGCTCTGCACCACGTGGCGGGCGCCGAGGGCCTGCAGGACCGGCCGCAGGGCGTAGTCGAGGGCGAGGGCATGGGCCAGCGAGCCGCTGGTGGCCAGCGGCAGCACCGTCTTGCCTTCCAGGGCGGTCTGCGGCAGCAGATCGAGCCAGGCCTTGAGCGCGCCGGAGAACGACGCCTTGTAGACCGGAGTGACGATGACCACCCCGTCCGCCCGGTCCACCGCTTCCTGACTGGCCCGGATCTCCGCATTGCCGAAGTCGGCGTGCAGCAGAGCCTCGGCCGGCAGGTCACGGACGGACAGGTGATCGACCTGGTGACCCTCTGCGGCCAGCTGGGCGCCGACGAGGTGGGCCAGGGCGTTGCCCCGCGACGTGGCGGACGGGCTGCCGGAGACGGTGAGCAGGTGGGTCATGAGAGGCCTTTCCGGGACGCGGGGAGGGGCGATGCTTCGACACCTCGACGCTAATGCCGGCCATAAGCAGCGTCAATACACTAGCAAATCAATAGGGATTATTGCGATAAATCGGCGTCTTTCCGAGGATCGAGCGTGCCGGGTCGCGGAACAAGAGTCTGCGCAGCCGGCGGGTGACGGAATGGGAAAGGGGGAGCGCGCCGGTGATCGCGTCGTCAGTGGTTCATCCAGGCGTCCGCACTGGTGGTCAGCGCCGTTACCCGCTCGTTGAAGTGCCCGCTCGCCAGCTCGCTGAGCGTGGTCGAGTCCAGTACGGCCCGCAGTGAGGCCCGTACCGCGACCCAGAGGGTCGGCAGGTGGTGGGTGGCGCCGCGGTATTCGGTGTCCTGTGGGCGCAGGCCCCGGACCTCCCAGAGCGGGCCGTCCACCGCCCGCATGATGTCGCCGATGGTGATGGCGTCACTGCCGCGGGACAGGAAATAGCCGCCCCGGGAGCCGCGCAGGCTGGTGATCAGGCCGGCCCGTCGCAGGTCGGCGAAGATCGCCTCCATGAACTTGCGGGGCAGGTCCTCCTGTTGGGCGACGGAATCGAGGGTGACCGGCTCGGCCGGGTCGGCGGTCGCCAGGTGCACCATCGCGCGGACGGCGTACTCGGTGCGCGCAGAGAGGTTCACAGCCGCATAGTAGTTGACGGCCTCACGCTCGGTGGTGAGCGACGGTCTGCCATCTCCGATCGGCATCGCCGGAGGTCGGGCCGACGGTGTCGCCGGCCGCGGTGAAGCCCTTGGCCCGGCCGGTGTCGGTGGGGCCCCACAGGGTCGTCGGGGTCTCCCGTCGGACCAGCGGGATGACCTCCTCGGCGAACCTGGCCAGTTGCTCGTCCTGGTGACCGGGCTCCAGGTGGTGGTTGAGGCTGAAGGACTGGACGTCGTGTCCGTACGCCCGGTGGTAGTCCAGGATCTTCTCGGCGATCCGCTCGGGTGACCCGACCAGGGCGGGGCCGTGGTCCACCGCCTCCTCGATGCTGCGGAACGAGGTGACCTTGCCGCGGGCCGCCGGATCGTGTCGGCGCCGGTCCGCGGCGCGGACCTGTCCCTCGTAGAGGGGCCGGTACTGCTCGATCGCCTGTTCGGTCGTGTCGGCGATGAACAGGGTGCCCGATCCCGCCCCGACGTACGCTGTGGCCGGGTCGTGGCCGTGGGCGATGTAGTGCTCGCGGTAGCGGTCGATGAGTTCCCGGTAGGCCTCGCGCGGCTGCAGCGCGTTGGCCGAGAAGATCGGGTCCCCCCACCGGGCGGCCAGGTCGACGGCGAAGGTCGAGGTGGCCGACCCGTGCCAGATCCGGAACGGCCCGTCGAACGGGCGCGGCAGGGTGGTGGCGTGTTCCAGTGGCGGGCGGTGGCGACCGGTCCAGGTGACGTCCTCCTCACTCAGGAGACGGCGCAGCAGGAGGTAGTTCTCCTCCAGGTACTCGTACTGCAAGCGGATGTCGCGCCCCAGGATCGGGTACTGCAGCACCTCGTTGCCCTTGCCGATGACGATTTCCAGGCGCCCTCGGGAGAGCTGGTCGACGGTGGCCAGGTCCTCGGCCACCCGCACCGGGTCCAGCAGCGAGAGCACGGTCACCCCGGTGCTCAGCAGGATCCGCTCGGTGCGGGCGGCGAGGGCACCCAGGATGACGGTCGGGGCCGAGGAGAGCACGTCGCCGGCGTGACGCTCGCCGATCGCGAAGGAGTCGATGCCGAGCCGCTCGGCGAGGACGGCGGTCTCGACCACCCGACGGAGCCGCTCGTCGGCCGGGACGCGTTCACCGGTGACGGGGTGGGCGGGGTTGAAGACGATGTCGAGCAGCTGGAAGCGCACGGTCGGGCACCTTTCGGTCGTGGGGACGGCCGCCGCCGGCGGTCGGTGAGGGGGTGGCGGGCGGAACGGGCGACGCCGACGGCTCCGGGGCGGGGTCGGTGGTGTCGTGGTGGCTCCGGCAACCGGCCAGGGCCCAGGAGAACAACTCGTGGAGGGCCTGCCCGGGGTGGTATGCCTCGGTCCCGGCGACCACCGGGAGGGCCAGAGTCCCGGTGAACTCGGTCGACACGGCGATCAGGGTCGTCCGTGCAGCGCTGTCGGCCATGGTGCTCCTGGGATGCGGGGGTCAGCGGTGGCCGGACCCTCGGACGGTGGTTGTCAGAAAAACCTACAGGTGGAATAGTGTATTGACAAGGCTTATGTACATCATTAGGTTCCCTTCTGCCTGGCGGTCCGGGAGCGAGCACCTTCGCCGGTCCCTGCGTCGCCTCGACCTCTCCCAGAACCAGAAGGATGCGAATCCATGGCCGTTCATCTCTCGACCCGTGTCGGCACTGCCGCGGCGCTGCTGGCGCTGTCGGGCCCTCTGCTGACCGCCTGCAGCACCGCGGGCGCGACCGCCGACGCCGCCGCCGACGCCCACCCGGTCGCCGGCGGCACGCTCCGCTACGGCCTGTCCCAGGCCCCCACCTGCGCCGACCCGGCGCAGTCGGGCACCAACCAGACGATCTACGTGACCCGTACGGTGGTCGACTCACTGACCGACCAGAATCCGAAGACCGGCGAGATCGTCCCGTGGCTCGCCGAGTCCTGGACCGTCTCCCCGGATGCGAAGACCTTCACCTTCAAGCTCCGCCCCGGGGTGACCTTCAGCGACGGGAGCGCGCTCGACGCGCAGGCGGTGAAGGCCAATTTCGACGCCATCACCAGCACCCTCAAGGCGAAGGCGCCGCTGGCGTCGAGCTACCTGGCCGGCTACCAGGGCAGCACCGCCGTCGATGCGCAGACCGTGGAGATCCGCTTCGACCGGCCCAACGCGCAGTTCCTCCAGGCCACCTCCACCTCACAGTTGGGTATCGTCTCCGCCGCCGACACCGCGAAGTCCGCCGAGGACCGGTGCGCCACGGTGGTCGGCTCCGGTCCGTTCGTCTACGACTCGTACGTCCAGGAGAAGTCGGCCAGCGTCGTCCGCCGGGCCGGCTACAACTGGGCCTCGTCGGCCGTCCACCACACCGGGGAGGCCTACCTCGACCGGATCGACTTCACCGTCGTACCGGAATCGGGCGTCCGCGCGGGCAGCGTGGCGTCCGGGCAGCTGGACGCCGGCTCCGATGCGCTCACCCAGGACGCACCGGTCATCCAGGGCGCCGGCGGCCGGATCCTCAGCGTGTCCAACCCGGGGGTCCCCTTCGGGTTCCAGCCGAACGTGCAGCGCGGCCCCCTGCAGGACCCGGCCGTACGACAGGCACTGATCAGCGCCGTGAACCGTCAGGAGCTCGTCGACACCGTCGTCGGGGCCGACTTCAAGCCCGCCACCTCGTCACTGGCCTCCAGCACCCCCGGCTACCGCGCCGTCGCCGCGGTGACGTACGACCCGGACAGGTCCCGGAAGATCCTGGACCAGGCCGGCTGGGTCCCTGG encodes:
- a CDS encoding acyl-CoA dehydrogenase family protein, which translates into the protein MPTDIPSGAAPQHRLARTDRDVLSRPLGPEPRPEVRAAGERLSPVFEEIAAGAVHRETDHVIDHDAVTALRDAGYTRLRVPVEYGGDGLSLAEFYPFVVALGAADPNLVQALRAHLLWVEQVLLRPAGDPLRDRWLTRIAAGAIVGNAVTETDNAAGQVTTRVTRDGERWRLDGTKFYSTGSLYADWINVHAEGPEGTSVWVRVRADAPGITMTDDWDGFGQQLTASGTTVFRDVTVDPDELLFQQYSSEASHAQALAQSVHLANLTGIAEAIVRDTVEYVRHRRRTYSHANTTLPADDPQVQQIIGELSAVAYAARATFGTFVDQLEHVQALVAAGAATEDDFTAIDISAYQAQLAIAPQVLRAATQLFEVGGASQTSRSRGLDRHWRNARVLAQHNPLIYRARLTGAHLLNGGHRAVQYTVGTAG
- a CDS encoding LLM class flavin-dependent oxidoreductase translates to MTENRPSGREILFNAFDMNCVAHQSPGLWRHPDDHARDYATLSYWTGLARTLERGLFDGLFIADVLGTYDVYGATNEAPLRTGAQVPVNDPILLVSAMAAVTDHLGFGVTAGTAYEHPYPFARRLATLDHLTNGRVGWNVVTGYLPSAAQNMGHHDQMSHDERYDHADEYLEVIYKLLEGSWDDDAVLDDPEAGFVDPAKVHAINHHGRYFDVPGIALTAPSPQRTPVIYQAGTSRRGVRFAGENAEAVFISTPTAELTADSVRKLRAAAEAAGRDREAIKVFAMQTVITGATDEEAEAKFEEYRRYADPEGALVLLSGWTGVDLSRFALDEPVGNVESNAIQSTVETILGARRGDGRPWTVRDFSEYIGIGGFGPILVGSGATVARRLAELQDLTDVDGFNLAYVITPGTFEDIVTYVVPELQKLGRYKTEYTSGTLRHKLFGAGDRLPDDHRGSRFRVGGDLSTASDRLESISSQLTAASA
- a CDS encoding SfnB family sulfur acquisition oxidoreductase, which codes for MTDILRHPPADRETAAAQRVPVLDPEEAFAAAERLASTFARGAAERDARRILPAAEVEVLSASGLLALSIPRESGGAGATPSTIAQVIRILATADPNIAQIPHSHFVYLNLLRLAAAEPLREELYDEVLHGARLGNAQSELKGPTALSISTVLTPDGDRGYRLNGRKGYATGALFATWIPVLAELDGSGENAVAFVRRDADGVTVLDDWDGMGQRTTASGQVHLDDVRVPAARVVRRGDAVSGPYGYGAYAQLLHGAIDTGIAEGALAEAAAFVRTTSRPHHEAGVTKAVDDPLTIQRIGELDVRVRAARAQLRVAGEAVDAVHRQPDEDNATEATLAVAALKILAAEAALAVTEGGFEVSGTRAVARAGNFDRHWRNARTHTLHDPVRWKYQHLGRFRLTGQRPPRTGTL
- a CDS encoding LLM class flavin-dependent oxidoreductase, which produces MLDFHWFLPTYGDSRQIIGGGHGLPAYTAIKDRPASVKYLTQIATAADELGFEGMLIPTGAWCEDAWITAALLAGRTERVKFLVALRPGAISPTLAAQMAATLQWQTDGRLLLNVVTGGESHEQRAYGDYEDKAGRYARCDEFLQVFRRLWESTAPVDHHGHYFDLDGATLHRRPPRPPLYFGGSSGAAGPVFADNCDVYLTWGEPPAAVRQKIAWIQGLVDERHRRVDYGIRLHVITRDTAEEAWAAAGRLLDGIAPEQIERVQAGLRRSESEGQRRMLELNRGTKDDLVVSPNLWAGVGLVRGGAGTALVGSHTEVADRIQEYAALGLTKFVLSGYPHLEEAYWFGEGVLPILEERGVWAHPARRDEPAVSHVPFAAAI
- the ssuE gene encoding NADPH-dependent FMN reductase, translated to MTHLLTVSGSPSATSRGNALAHLVGAQLAAEGHQVDHLSVRDLPAEALLHADFGNAEIRASQEAVDRADGVVIVTPVYKASFSGALKAWLDLLPQTALEGKTVLPLATSGSLAHALALDYALRPVLQALGARHVVQSHLVTDTQLTVGPDGSVRLHESAVHRLDATLDAFVDALPYARTTV
- a CDS encoding Rrf2 family transcriptional regulator, translating into MNLSARTEYAVRAMVHLATADPAEPVTLDSVAQQEDLPRKFMEAIFADLRRAGLITSLRGSRGGYFLSRGSDAITIGDIMRAVDGPLWEVRGLRPQDTEYRGATHHLPTLWVAVRASLRAVLDSTTLSELASGHFNERVTALTTSADAWMNH
- a CDS encoding LLM class flavin-dependent oxidoreductase, with product MRFQLLDIVFNPAHPVTGERVPADERLRRVVETAVLAERLGIDSFAIGERHAGDVLSSAPTVILGALAARTERILLSTGVTVLSLLDPVRVAEDLATVDQLSRGRLEIVIGKGNEVLQYPILGRDIRLQYEYLEENYLLLRRLLSEEDVTWTGRHRPPLEHATTLPRPFDGPFRIWHGSATSTFAVDLAARWGDPIFSANALQPREAYRELIDRYREHYIAHGHDPATAYVGAGSGTLFIADTTEQAIEQYRPLYEGQVRAADRRRHDPAARGKVTSFRSIEEAVDHGPALVGSPERIAEKILDYHRAYGHDVQSFSLNHHLEPGHQDEQLARFAEEVIPLVRRETPTTLWGPTDTGRAKGFTAAGDTVGPTSGDADRRWQTVAHHRA
- a CDS encoding ABC transporter substrate-binding protein is translated as MAVHLSTRVGTAAALLALSGPLLTACSTAGATADAAADAHPVAGGTLRYGLSQAPTCADPAQSGTNQTIYVTRTVVDSLTDQNPKTGEIVPWLAESWTVSPDAKTFTFKLRPGVTFSDGSALDAQAVKANFDAITSTLKAKAPLASSYLAGYQGSTAVDAQTVEIRFDRPNAQFLQATSTSQLGIVSAADTAKSAEDRCATVVGSGPFVYDSYVQEKSASVVRRAGYNWASSAVHHTGEAYLDRIDFTVVPESGVRAGSVASGQLDAGSDALTQDAPVIQGAGGRILSVSNPGVPFGFQPNVQRGPLQDPAVRQALISAVNRQELVDTVVGADFKPATSSLASSTPGYRAVAAVTYDPDRSRKILDQAGWVPGADGIRVKDGQRLTFSVSFTSVFAGNQAILELVQQQFKAVGVDLQLKLQTTAENTAAQNAKDFDAVYYNSTRADGDILRTTFGVTQGRNFNNRTAPTQLDETLVNQQTATDATERNADLATAQQQVIDEGLWIPTIELSQAIGAAGKVKDLSFDASSRLTFYDTWLGA